One genomic window of Bacillota bacterium includes the following:
- a CDS encoding aldo/keto reductase, translating to MRTKQLGKTDLQVSVVSLGTWPMGGTTYGQVDDNESIRTIKAALDAGVNLIDTAPGYGNGRAEEVVGRAIKGHRDEVIIATKVGIVQTKDGQRRNLKPESIRVQIEDSLRRLEVDTIDLYQIHWPDPHTPVEDSIYELVKLKEAGKFRYLGVSNFDPELMDRVIKIADLASLQPHYSLLRREIEAEILPYCRKHQIGILAYGSLGSGILAGKYRGKTKPEFAPDDTRHRFYRFFEEPMWSKVTELVEVLAKIADNRNKPISHVAINWLTQQDGVTTALVGARHPEQIVENAGAGAWTLSEEELSVIEQAYERIFNA from the coding sequence TTGAGAACCAAACAACTCGGCAAGACTGATCTGCAGGTATCGGTAGTCTCATTAGGCACTTGGCCCATGGGTGGAACCACTTACGGCCAGGTTGACGATAACGAATCCATCCGCACCATCAAGGCTGCTCTTGATGCCGGTGTCAACTTAATCGATACCGCTCCCGGCTACGGCAATGGACGGGCTGAAGAGGTTGTCGGCAGAGCGATTAAAGGCCACCGCGATGAAGTGATCATCGCGACCAAGGTCGGAATCGTCCAAACCAAGGACGGCCAGCGGCGCAATCTCAAGCCCGAAAGTATCCGCGTCCAGATCGAAGATTCCCTGCGCCGCCTCGAGGTGGATACGATTGACTTATACCAAATCCACTGGCCGGATCCCCACACTCCTGTGGAAGATTCTATTTACGAGCTGGTTAAACTTAAGGAAGCCGGCAAGTTCAGATACTTAGGCGTTTCCAATTTTGATCCGGAGCTGATGGACCGGGTGATCAAAATCGCCGACCTGGCCAGCCTTCAGCCCCATTACTCCCTCTTAAGAAGAGAAATCGAAGCGGAAATCCTGCCCTACTGCCGCAAGCATCAAATCGGCATTCTCGCTTACGGCTCCTTGGGATCAGGCATTTTAGCGGGCAAATACCGTGGTAAAACAAAGCCTGAGTTCGCTCCCGATGATACCAGGCACCGCTTCTACCGGTTCTTTGAAGAGCCAATGTGGAGCAAAGTAACGGAATTAGTGGAAGTCTTGGCAAAAATCGCGGATAACAGGAACAAACCCATTTCCCACGTGGCCATCAACTGGCTCACCCAGCAGGATGGAGTAACCACAGCCTTGGTTGGAGCGCGGCATCCCGAGCAGATTGTGGAAAACGCGGGAGCCGGAGCATGGACCCTGTCCGAAGAGGAACTTTCGGTCATCGAACAGGCTTATGAACGCATTTTTAATGCCTGA
- a CDS encoding HDOD domain-containing protein, translating into MSEVLFQILDRELPDVPPYVGEIIEKLSSPQSANIKEITDAIGQSRALTNTILNMLNTGYFGIVRRVDSLETAVLMIGMDSLRYIILGLIVKMLFNKRETVPSVSGDAFLRHCLGTAIASQLLCEASRISPQCDKYKLLTYGMLHDIGILALDYSMPFTLNRIHNLAVEEKIPILRAEAKVFGRLTHDVVGHWVCRRWKLPEDIAHVVMYHHKPRQSDGFKQEVALYYIADMISMSYYETLLENDYEYSVDQKMLEFLGITQQDVDEVEAVLPEEVEKAMRVIDFRALDKLSFD; encoded by the coding sequence ATGTCTGAAGTGCTGTTTCAAATCCTGGATCGGGAGCTTCCAGATGTGCCGCCCTATGTGGGGGAGATTATCGAGAAGCTGAGCAGTCCCCAGTCGGCAAATATCAAGGAGATTACCGATGCGATCGGCCAAAGCAGGGCGCTGACTAATACGATCTTGAATATGCTGAATACCGGTTATTTCGGCATTGTCCGCCGGGTGGACAGCCTCGAGACAGCGGTTTTGATGATTGGGATGGATTCGCTGCGCTATATCATTCTGGGCTTGATAGTGAAGATGCTGTTTAATAAGCGGGAGACGGTGCCTTCCGTAAGTGGAGATGCGTTTCTCCGCCACTGTTTGGGAACAGCCATTGCTTCCCAGCTGTTGTGCGAGGCGAGCAGGATCAGCCCGCAGTGCGATAAGTATAAACTGCTCACTTATGGAATGCTCCATGATATTGGGATTCTGGCCTTGGATTACAGCATGCCCTTTACCTTAAACCGGATTCACAACTTGGCGGTGGAAGAAAAAATTCCGATTCTCAGAGCTGAGGCTAAGGTTTTTGGCAGGTTAACCCACGATGTGGTGGGGCACTGGGTGTGCAGGCGCTGGAAGCTTCCGGAGGATATTGCCCATGTGGTGATGTACCATCATAAACCGCGGCAGAGCGATGGTTTTAAGCAGGAAGTAGCGCTTTATTACATCGCGGATATGATCAGCATGAGTTATTATGAAACGCTGTTAGAAAATGATTATGAGTACTCCGTTGATCAGAAAATGCTGGAGTTCTTAGGAATTACCCAGCAGGATGTGGACGAGGTTGAGGCAGTACTGCCGGAAGAAGTAGAAAAAGCAATGCGGGTTATTGATTTCCGCGCCCTGGATAAGCTTAGTTTTGATTAA
- a CDS encoding DUF3231 family protein, whose product MLFTRTRDKAAKARDQVGAEEAHRLWRVLKHRYIVIDECNTMVNFVHDLEFKLIINHLVDDWTKEVKWVEKELNKYSIPSPRPNLTDINVAADPESMRDCQTARLVHMFLARDIDILIDSFRDSYINDDVFSLFKELSERSFRRLDQFIRYVKVKGWVDFPPQYFNPHAQTSERIDSTTIFNLWHHLSYRYVVIQLTKLFLSLANDADFKLILNEGIDNMKAQTKLLERELLKYNVMLPEKYPEVIPTPDSSEHVEDKFLFTLILEGMKSAVTLQAMAIKESITNDRLRGLFQDLVYEELDMITALIKYGKLKGWLLKPPMYRP is encoded by the coding sequence ATGCTTTTTACACGAACCAGAGACAAGGCGGCCAAAGCTCGGGATCAGGTAGGGGCAGAAGAAGCGCATCGGCTGTGGAGGGTGCTGAAGCACCGCTATATTGTTATTGATGAGTGCAATACCATGGTTAATTTTGTCCATGATTTAGAATTCAAGCTGATCATTAACCACCTGGTTGATGATTGGACGAAGGAAGTAAAATGGGTGGAGAAGGAATTGAATAAGTATTCGATTCCAAGTCCAAGACCAAATCTGACGGATATTAATGTGGCGGCTGATCCGGAGTCGATGCGAGACTGCCAGACCGCTCGCTTAGTGCATATGTTCCTAGCCCGGGATATTGATATCCTGATTGATTCGTTTCGGGACAGCTACATCAATGATGATGTGTTCAGCTTGTTTAAGGAGTTAAGTGAGCGATCATTTCGGAGACTAGATCAGTTTATTCGCTATGTGAAGGTGAAAGGCTGGGTTGACTTTCCGCCCCAGTATTTCAACCCGCACGCGCAAACATCAGAGAGAATCGATTCGACAACAATTTTTAATCTCTGGCATCATCTCTCGTACAGATATGTGGTGATTCAGCTGACGAAGCTGTTTCTGTCATTAGCCAATGATGCTGATTTCAAATTGATCTTAAATGAGGGCATTGATAACATGAAAGCCCAGACCAAGCTATTGGAAAGGGAGCTTCTCAAGTACAATGTGATGCTGCCGGAGAAATACCCGGAAGTGATCCCAACACCGGATTCCTCAGAGCATGTGGAGGATAAATTCCTCTTCACCCTCATTCTTGAAGGAATGAAAAGCGCAGTCACCCTGCAGGCGATGGCGATTAAGGAATCAATAACCAACGACAGACTGAGGGGTCTGTTCCAAGATTTGGTGTATGAGGAGCTGGATATGATTACAGCGCTAATCAAATACGGTAAGCTGAAGGGATGGTTGCTGAAACCGCCAATGTATCGACCTTAA
- a CDS encoding rhamnogalacturonan lyase yields the protein MVQSNQKAAAILGEIVADENQPRELRQAAYNALDQVVPQLEFHLNRGLTAIKVDNGVYLSWRLLGTDPFDLGFNVYRDGVKINSEPIVTSTNYLDEAGTDAAVYYVAAVIDGVEVEQSETAAVLPVPYISIPLDPPAGGVTPDQVSYHYTANDASAADLDGDGEYEIVLKWDPTNAKDNAHSGYTGNVYLDAYKLDGTRLWRIDLGRNIRAGAHYTQFMVYDFDGDGKAELAVKTADGTVDGLGNVIGDPEADYRNSAGYILAGPEYLTMFDGETGKALATIDYYPPRGNVGAWGDGYGNRVDRFLAGVAYLDGVRPSLLMARGYYTRAVIAAYNWEDGEFVPVWVFDSNDPGKERAAGQGNHQLSIADVDGDGKDEIIYGAATIDHDGTLLYSTGLGHGDALHVTDIDPSRPGLEVFGVHEPYPNPAGINLRDARTGEILWGLPTNYDVGRGISINIDPNHYGNEAWASGSPLFNAKGEVISTRTPNSTNHAIWWDGDLLRELLDHTNGMGKIDKWDWENQTTINLVTFAGTHSNNGTKGNPSLTADILGDWREEAIFRTQNNRELRIYLTTHPSEHRLYTFMHDRQYRVAIAWQNVAYNQPPHPSFYVGDDMETPDFNIGLAYKVLEEYRGEFGK from the coding sequence ATGGTGCAGAGCAATCAAAAAGCAGCAGCCATTCTTGGTGAGATTGTAGCTGATGAAAACCAGCCGCGGGAACTCCGCCAAGCAGCCTATAATGCGCTTGATCAGGTAGTTCCGCAGTTAGAGTTTCATCTCAACCGAGGCTTAACAGCCATCAAAGTTGACAATGGTGTGTACTTAAGCTGGCGGCTGTTAGGAACAGATCCCTTTGATTTAGGTTTTAACGTCTACCGCGATGGAGTTAAAATTAACTCCGAACCGATTGTCACCAGCACCAATTATTTGGACGAAGCTGGAACAGACGCAGCGGTGTACTATGTAGCAGCGGTGATTGACGGTGTGGAAGTGGAGCAGTCGGAAACTGCGGCAGTGCTGCCGGTGCCTTACATCTCCATTCCCCTTGATCCACCAGCGGGCGGGGTAACCCCTGATCAGGTGAGTTATCACTATACAGCTAATGATGCCAGCGCCGCGGACTTAGACGGCGATGGGGAGTATGAGATTGTTTTGAAGTGGGATCCCACTAACGCTAAAGATAACGCCCACAGCGGCTACACCGGCAATGTTTATCTCGATGCGTATAAGCTTGACGGAACCAGACTGTGGCGGATTGATTTGGGCAGAAATATCCGCGCCGGTGCCCACTACACCCAGTTTATGGTGTATGACTTTGATGGCGACGGCAAAGCGGAACTGGCTGTGAAAACAGCGGATGGCACCGTAGATGGTCTGGGCAATGTCATCGGTGATCCTGAAGCTGATTACCGAAACAGCGCCGGCTATATCTTAGCCGGTCCGGAGTATCTAACCATGTTTGACGGTGAAACCGGTAAAGCCTTGGCAACCATTGATTATTATCCGCCGCGGGGCAATGTGGGCGCCTGGGGCGACGGCTACGGTAACCGGGTTGACCGCTTCTTGGCCGGCGTGGCTTATCTTGATGGTGTGAGACCAAGCCTGTTGATGGCCAGAGGTTACTACACCCGGGCGGTGATTGCCGCTTACAACTGGGAGGACGGTGAGTTTGTCCCGGTTTGGGTCTTTGACAGCAATGATCCCGGCAAAGAAAGAGCAGCGGGGCAGGGCAACCACCAGCTGTCAATTGCCGATGTGGATGGTGACGGCAAGGATGAAATCATCTACGGCGCAGCCACGATCGACCATGACGGCACACTTCTGTATTCTACTGGTCTTGGCCATGGCGATGCCCTCCACGTAACCGATATCGACCCAAGCCGCCCCGGCTTAGAAGTGTTCGGTGTGCATGAGCCTTATCCGAATCCAGCAGGCATCAACTTAAGAGATGCCCGCACCGGTGAAATCCTGTGGGGACTGCCCACCAATTACGACGTGGGCCGGGGGATCAGCATTAATATCGACCCGAACCATTACGGGAACGAAGCCTGGGCTTCGGGAAGTCCCCTCTTTAATGCTAAGGGTGAGGTTATCAGTACTAGAACGCCTAACTCCACCAACCACGCCATCTGGTGGGACGGCGATCTGCTGAGAGAACTTTTGGATCATACCAATGGCATGGGTAAAATCGATAAATGGGATTGGGAGAACCAAACTACCATTAATCTTGTGACTTTTGCCGGAACTCATTCTAACAATGGTACCAAAGGTAATCCGAGCTTAACCGCGGATATCCTTGGTGACTGGAGAGAAGAAGCGATTTTCCGGACCCAGAATAACCGGGAGCTGAGAATCTATCTCACCACTCATCCAAGCGAGCACCGGCTTTACACCTTTATGCATGACCGGCAGTACCGGGTGGCCATTGCTTGGCAGAACGTGGCTTACAACCAGCCGCCGCACCCAAGCTTCTATGTTGGCGACGATATGGAAACACCTGATTTCAACATTGGTCTGGCCTACAAGGTCTTAGAAGAATACCGGGGAGAGTTCGGTAAGTAA